The following is a genomic window from Amycolatopsis australiensis.
GGGTCACCAGCTGCGTCAGGTGCCGGATGTCGGGCTCGGCCGGCGAGTCCGTGTCCAGCGCGTCGACCACCGCGCCCGAGAGGATCACGTGCCGCACCGGCAGGCGGTGCTGCGGGATCAGCTCCAGATCCGCCGAGCCGGAGATCGTCAGCACCAGCTGCGTACCCAGGTCGGCCAGGACCGCGAACGACTCGAGGACCTCGCCGCGCGGGTCGAGCAGCGAGTCGCGGTCGGTGCACAGGCGCAGCGCGTTCGCCGGCAGCTCGTGCTTGTCCAGCTGCTCCTTCACCAGCAGCACCAGGTCGGGGTCGATGGCCAGCCGGGTCGGGAGCCGGACGCACACGTCCGGGGCCGCGTCGCCGAAGCGGGTGCGCCAGCGGGACGTCGCCGCCAGTGACTCGGCCAGCAGCCAGCGCCCGAGCGGCACCGTCATGCCCGTCGTCTGGGCCAGCGGGTAGAACTCGTCGGAGTCCAGCTCGCCCTTCTCCGGGTGGTTCCACCGCAGCCCGGCGTTGACCGCCGCGAGGCGGTCCGGGTCGGCGAGCTTCACCGTCGGCTGGTAGATCAGCGAGAACTCGCCGTTCTCCAGCGCGCCGGCGATCACCGCGCCCAGCTGGTAGCGGCCGCGGTCGCGGGCGTCGAGCTCCGGGTCGAACAGCATCCACTGGGCCTTGCCGGCCTCCTTGGCCCGGTGCAGCGCGATCTCCGCCGCGCGCAGCAGTTCCGCCGCGCCGCCCTCGACGGCCGCGCGCACGACGATGCCCGCGCTCGCGCTCACGCCGATGCCGTGCCCGCCGAGGTAGATCGGCTCGTTGAGGTCCTCCAGCGCGCGTTCGACGAGCTGGATGACCTTGGTGGCGGTGAGTTCTCCCCGCAGCAGCACCGCGAAGCCGTCGCCGGACAGCCGCGCGACGAACCCGTCGTGGTGGCCGGTGAACACCGCCGACAGCTTGCCCGCGACCCCGCGCAGCACCTGGTCGCCGACGCCGGCGCCGAGGCCGTCGTTGATCACCTTGAAGCCGTCGACGTCGAGGTAGATCAGCGCGATGTCGTCGCGCGCGCCGGCGCCGAGCGCGGCTTCGAGCTTGGTGCTGAACGAAGACGCGTTGGGCAGCCCGGTCAGCGGGTCGTGCACGTTCTGGTGCAGCAGCCGTTCCTGGAGCAGGTGCAGCTCGTTCGCGTCGGACACCATCAGCACCGGGTAGACCGACCCCGGCCGGTCGCCGGGCAGCGGGGCCAGCGTGACGTCGGTCCACAGCTGCCCGTCCTCGGTGTGGTCGAGCAGCATCCGCTCCTGGTAGCGGTCACGTCCGGCGCGCACCAGTTCGAGCCCGGCCTTGAGCCGGGAGACGTCGTGGTCGGTCGAGCCGAGCTCGGTGATGTGCCGTCCGCGCAGCTTCTCCGGCGAGCAGCCGAGCAGCTGCCCGAGCGCGAGGTTGGCCTCGACGATCTCGCCGTCCGGATCGGCGAGCGCGATGCCCATCGGCGACGCGGCGTAGAGCGCGGTGAAGCGCTGCAGGGCACCGTCGTGCCCCGAGCCGGCGTGGCCGACGGCGTCGTGCGCGACCTCCAGCAGGAGCTGCTCCAGCTCCTCGGGGGGAAGTGTTACTCCTTTGGTGTCGGCCAACGTCGCCGCCCACCGGCGCGCCACGTCCAGCAGTCCTGGCGCGGCACCGGGCTCAGGCACACTCCACCTCTTCACGCACAGGTCAGGCCAGTTCAGGCACGGTCTCGGGGATCATGACGCCACACTAGGTACCCCTCGGCCGCGACCGATGCCACGCCATCATGCGCGTCACGGGGTGTCTACCGGCTGAACGAGTGAACGAATCTCCACAAGCGGTGACGTTTTGTCACAGCCCGTATGCGGTGGCAGACACTCTGCGGGTCAGCGAGGGGTCAGGCGCACCGGGAGGCCGTCCGCGGGCACCGGCAGGGACACGTAGTCCCAGCGCGCGGTGTAACTCTCCGGAACCGACCAGCGGTAGGCGCGCAGCATTTCGTGCATCAGCAACTTCACCTCGAGACCGCCGAAGTGGAGGCCGATGCACTTGTGCGCGCCGCCGCCGAAGGGCAGCCACGCCATCCGGTGCGACTTGTCCTCGCGGCGCGGCTCGGCGAACCGCTCGGGGTCGAAGCGGAACGGGTCGGTCCAGCACTCCGGCGCGAAGTGGTTCACCGTCGGCGAGACCCCGACCAGCGTGCCCGCCGGGAGGTAGTGGCCGAGCACCTCGGTGTCCTTGACGGTCTTGCGGGCCAGCGACGGCACCGGCGCCACCAGCCGCAGCGCCTCCTTCATGACGAGGTCGAGGGTCTCGAGCCGGTCGACGGCCTCGATGCCGGGCACGTCGTCGCCGAGGGCCAGGGACTCCTCGCGGGCGCGCTCCTGCCACTCCGGGTGCTTCGCGAGGTAGTAGGCCATGGCAGTGCTGGTGATGGTCGTCGTGTCGTGCGCCGCCATCATCAGGAAGATCATGTGGTTGACGACGTCGGTGTCGGTGAACCGGTCGCCGTCCTCGGTGGTGGCGTGGCAGAGGGCGGTGAAGAGGTCGTCGCCGTCGGAAACGCGCTTGGCGGGCAGGGTCTCGCCGAAGTAGCGCTCGAGCACGCGACGGCCGTGCAGCCCGGCCGACCAGCGCCCGCCGGGCACGGGGACGCGCACGAGCGCGGTCCCGGCGCGCACGGAGCTGACGAAGGCGCGGTTGATCCGGGCCGCGTCGGCGCCGCTGCGCATGCCCATGAACACGCGGGTCGCCACGTCGAGGGTCAGCTGCTTGAGCGCCCAGTACAGCCGCGGCCGCCCGGCACCCCACCGTGCGATGCCTTCGCGCAGCGCGGGGCCCATCTCGCCGACATAGCCGCTCAGCCGCGGCCGCGTGAAGGCCTCCTGCATGATCCGGCGGTGCAGGTGGTGCTCGCCGAAGTCCATCAGCATCAGGCCGCGCTCGAAGAACTTCTCGATGAAGAACTTCCAGCCCTCCTGCGAGAACGCCTTGTCCTTGTTGACGAGCGCGATCTGGGTGGCCTCCGGGCCGGACAGCGTGACGATCCGGCGGCCGAAGCCGCCGGTCCACGACACCGGGCCGTAGAGCTCGTGGCGGCGCAGGGCGAACTGGATGCCGAAGCGCATCATCTCCGGCATGTGCCCGACCAGCGGCGGCCCTTCGTCGCCGAGCACGGGCTTCAGGCCGCTCCCGGCGGGCGGCGCGGCGAGCTCCTTGACCGGCCAGCGCGACCGCAGCCACCGCTCGTCGACCCCGCGGGGGAGCGGGATCGCCGTCAACGGCGGTACGCGTTCCCGCAGTGCTTCGGCGGCTCGGCTCACGGTGCCCGGCAAAGTGACCATCTCCCCGCTGAGATCGGCTACCCCTCCACGATGCACGCTTGTTGACGGTCTGACAACACCTGGGTGGCCCTCTTTTCGGGTGGCTTCCCGGCGCGCCGGGCCTCGCTCGGCGTGACCCCGCGGACCCGCTTGAACGCCGCGCTGAACCCGAAGGCGTCGGCGTACCCGACGGCGCGGGCGACTTCGGCGACGGTGACGTCGTCCGGCCCGGTCAGCAGGTCGGCCGCGAGCGCCATGCGCCACCGGGTGAGGTAGGCCAGCGGCGGCTCGCCGACCAGGTCGGCGAAGCGCTTGGCGAGCGTCGAGCGCGAGACGCCGGTCCGGGCCGCCAGCGCGGCGACGGTCCACGGCGCCGCCGGATCGGCGTGCAGCAGGCGCAGCGCGTGGCCGGCCACCGGGTCCCGCCGGGCGGTCCACCACGACGGCGGTTCGCCACCGGGCCGGTCGAACCACGCGCGCAGCGTGCAGACCAGCAGCCAGTCGAGCAGCCGGTCGAGGACGACCTGCTGGCCCGGCGCGTCGACGGCGACTTCGGCGGCGAGGTGGTCGAGCACGGCGTCGCCGGTGCCGCCGCCGTCGACGCGCAGCACGACGGGCAGCGCGTCCAGCAGCGGACGGCTGATCTCGCCGCCCGCCGGGTAGGCGCCGACGATCACGGTGGTCGGGCCGTCGCCGGGGTCGTGCCAGCCCCGCCGGTGCACCGTCCCGCCCGCTTCCGGGACCGCGCAGTGCTCGCCGCACGCGACCGGCTCGGCCGGGGTGCCGACCTCGTCGACGAAGGTGAAGGTGCCGGGACCGCGTACGAGAACCGTGTCGTAGGCGCGAAGCGGCTCCGGCGTGCCGTGCTCGGGCACGATCCAGCCCTCGCCGGTGAGCACGGTGCAGAGGGTCAGCGGCGCGCCGTCGACGAAGTGCAGCGCCCACGGCGGGGAGAGGGCCGAGCTGCCGAACAGCGAGCCGTGGGCGCGCACACCGCGGAAGAGGTCCTCGAAGACGTCCACCGCGCCGAGGTTAGACGAATACGCAGGCGTTCCGGTGTCTCGGCTATGGGATCGTCCGGGCCGGCCGGGTTGAATCGCCGTCATGGACGTACTGACCACCGACGATCTCGAGTTGCTCCGCCGCCCGTTGCACGGGTTCCTGACCGTGGCCGCGGGTGAGCCCCGCCCGGTGTGGTACGAGACGGCCGACGACGGCACGATCCAGCTGATCACGGAGCCGGACGCGCCGAAGGTGCGCCGGCTGCGCCGCGACCCGCGCGCGTCGATCGTCGTCGCGGCGCCGGTGGGGGAGCGTGAACGCTGGGTGTCGGTCGCCGGGCGCGTCTCGATCGAATCCGATGGCGCGCACGACCTGGCCGCCCGGCTGGCGGGCCGGTACTGGGACCTGGCCGACCCGGTCCGCGCCGGCGACCTCGCCGGAATCCTGGCCATGGACCAGGTCCGGCTGGTGATCCACCCCGAGACCGTGCGCCGCTACGCGTACTGACCGGAAAAGCCACGCCCCTGGCGCACCGGGGGCGTGGCTTCGTTCCGCCGGGAGGTCAGTCCCAGTCGAGGGCGCCGCCGGACTGGTACTCGATCACGCGGGTCTCGAAGAAGTTCTTCTCCTTCTTCAGGTCCATCGCCTCGGACATCCACGGGAACGGGTTCTCGGTCTCGCCGAAGATCGGCGCCAGGCCGATCTGCTGCGCGCGCCGGTCGGTGATGAAGTGCATGTACTGCTCGCACAGCTGCGCCGACAGGCCGAGCATGCCGCGCGGCATCGTGTCGCGCGCGTACGCGACCTCCAGCTCGCACGCCTCGGTGAGCATCCCGCGGACCTCCTCCTGGAACTCCGGCGTCCACAGGTGCGGGTTCTCGATCTTGATCTGGTTGATGCAGTCGATGCCGAAGTTCAGGTGGATCGACTCGTCGCGCAGGATGTACTGGTACTGCTCGGCGATGCCGACCATCTTGTTCCGGCGGCCCAGCGACAGGATCTGCGCGAAGCCGGTGTAGAACCACATGCCCTCGAAGATCACGTAGAACGCGACGAGGTCACGCAGGAACGCCTGGTCGGCCTCCGGCGTCCCGGTCTCGAAGTCCGGGTTCTCCAGGTTCTGCGTGTACTTCAGCGCCCACGCGTCCTTGTCCGAAATGGACGGGACCTCGCGGTACATGTTGAACAGCTCGCCCTCGACCAGGCCGAGGCTCTCGCAGATGTACTGGAAGGTGTGCGTGTGCACGGCCTCCTCGAACGCCTGGCGCAGCAGGTACTGGCGGCACTCCGGGTTGGTGATCTGCCGGTACACCGCGAGCACGATGTTGTTGGCCACCAGCGATTCCGCGGTCGCGAAGAAGCCGAGGTTGCGCTTGAGCATCGTCCGCTCGTCCTCGGTGAGGCCGTCCGGCGACTTCCACAGCGCGATATCGGCCTGCATGGCGACCTCGGTCGGCATCCAGTGGTTGTTGCAGCCGGCGAGGTACTTCTCCCACGCCCACTTGTACTTCATCGGCAGCAGCTGGTTGACGTCGGCACGCGCGTTGATCATGCGCTTGTCGTCGACGTTGATCCGGGCGGCGCCGACCTCGATCTCGCCGAGGCCGGTCGCGTCCGTCGTCTCCACGTTGGTCATCTGTGCAGGGGTTCCTTTACTGGCAGGCTTCGCAGTCGGGGTCGTCGATGCGGCAGGCGGCGCCTTCGGTGGCGACGAAGTCGACGTCCGGCTCGGGCTTCGGCGAGGGAGCAGGCGTCGGCGCGGGCGCCGGGGTGGCCGCGGGAGCCGGGGCCGGGGTGGCCGAGACCGCGTTCAGCTTGCCGTCGGTGCCGCGCAGGGTGCTCTTCTCCACGTGCGTCGCGGACTGCGCGCGCAGGTAGTACGTCGTCTTGAGGCCCTTGTGCCAGGCGTAGCGGTACAGCTCGTCGAGCTTGCGGCCGCTCGGCGCCGCGATGTACAGGTTCAGCGACTGCGCCTGGTCGATCCACTTCTGGCGCCGCGAACCCGCGTCCACCAGCCACTTCGACTCGATCTCGAACGCCGTCGCGTACAGCGCCTTGAGGTCGTCCGGGACGCGGTCGATCTGGCCGAGGCTGCCGTCGAAGTACTTCAGGTCGCTGACCATGACCTCGTCCCACAGCCCGCGCTCCTTGAGCGAGCGGACCAGGTGCGGGTTCACCACGGTGAAGTCGCCGGACATGTTCGACTTGACGTACAGGTTCTGGAACAGCGGCTCGATCGACTGGCCGACGCCGCAGATGTTGGAGATCGTCGCGGTCGGCGCGATCGCCATGACGTTGGAGTTGCGCATGCCGACGGTCTTGACGCGCTCGCGCAGCGGCGCCCAGTCCAGTGTGGTCGACAGGTCGACGTCGAGGTTGTCACCCCGGCGCGCGTCGATGAGCAGCTGCATCGAGTCGATCGGCAGGATGCCCTTGCTCCACAGCGAACCCTCGAACGACTGGTACTGGCCGCGCTCCTCGGCCAGGTCGGTCGACGCCGAGATCGCGTAGTAGGAGATGTGCTCCATGCTCTCGTCGGCGAACTGCACCGCGGCCTCCGACGACAGCGGCACGCCCAGCTCGAACAGCGCGTCCTGGAAGCCCATCAACCCCAGCCCGATCGGCCGGTGGCGCAGGTTGGACCGGCGCGCCTCCGGGATCGTGTAGAAGTTGATGTCGATCACGTTGTCCAGCATGCGGACGGCGGTGCGCACGGTCTTCTCGAGCCGCCCGGTGTCCAAACCGGACGGGGTGACGTGCTTGAGCAGGTTGACCGAGCCGAGGTTGCAGACCGCGACCTCTTCGCTGTTGGTGTTCAGCGTGATCTCGGTGCACAGGTTGGACGAGTGCACGACACCGACGTGCTGCTGCGGCGAGCGCAGGTTGCACGGGTCCTTGAACGTGATCCACGGGTGGCCGGTCTCGAACAGCATGGTCAGCATGCGGCGCCACAGGTCGACCGCGCGGACGCGCCGGAACACCTTGATCTCGCCGCGGTCGGCGGCGGCCTCGTACTCGCGGTAACGCCGGGCGAACTCGTTGCCGTACAGGTCGTGCAGGTCCGGGGTCTCGTTCGGCGAGAACAGCGTCCACTCCGCGTTGGCCTCGACGCGGCGGAGGAACTCGTCCGGCACCCAGTTCGCGGTGTTCATGTCGTGGGTGCGGCGGCGGTCGTCACCGGTGTTCTTCCGCAGGTCGAGGAACTCCTCGATGTCCACGTGCCACGTCTCGAGGTA
Proteins encoded in this region:
- a CDS encoding diguanylate cyclase domain-containing protein; this encodes MARRWAATLADTKGVTLPPEELEQLLLEVAHDAVGHAGSGHDGALQRFTALYAASPMGIALADPDGEIVEANLALGQLLGCSPEKLRGRHITELGSTDHDVSRLKAGLELVRAGRDRYQERMLLDHTEDGQLWTDVTLAPLPGDRPGSVYPVLMVSDANELHLLQERLLHQNVHDPLTGLPNASSFSTKLEAALGAGARDDIALIYLDVDGFKVINDGLGAGVGDQVLRGVAGKLSAVFTGHHDGFVARLSGDGFAVLLRGELTATKVIQLVERALEDLNEPIYLGGHGIGVSASAGIVVRAAVEGGAAELLRAAEIALHRAKEAGKAQWMLFDPELDARDRGRYQLGAVIAGALENGEFSLIYQPTVKLADPDRLAAVNAGLRWNHPEKGELDSDEFYPLAQTTGMTVPLGRWLLAESLAATSRWRTRFGDAAPDVCVRLPTRLAIDPDLVLLVKEQLDKHELPANALRLCTDRDSLLDPRGEVLESFAVLADLGTQLVLTISGSADLELIPQHRLPVRHVILSGAVVDALDTDSPAEPDIRHLTQLVTRARELKLRVGAEGVRTAEQAARLRQLGVVAARGPFVTDSATGDEVDELIARHPG
- a CDS encoding cytochrome P450, whose translation is MVTLPGTVSRAAEALRERVPPLTAIPLPRGVDERWLRSRWPVKELAAPPAGSGLKPVLGDEGPPLVGHMPEMMRFGIQFALRRHELYGPVSWTGGFGRRIVTLSGPEATQIALVNKDKAFSQEGWKFFIEKFFERGLMLMDFGEHHLHRRIMQEAFTRPRLSGYVGEMGPALREGIARWGAGRPRLYWALKQLTLDVATRVFMGMRSGADAARINRAFVSSVRAGTALVRVPVPGGRWSAGLHGRRVLERYFGETLPAKRVSDGDDLFTALCHATTEDGDRFTDTDVVNHMIFLMMAAHDTTTITSTAMAYYLAKHPEWQERAREESLALGDDVPGIEAVDRLETLDLVMKEALRLVAPVPSLARKTVKDTEVLGHYLPAGTLVGVSPTVNHFAPECWTDPFRFDPERFAEPRREDKSHRMAWLPFGGGAHKCIGLHFGGLEVKLLMHEMLRAYRWSVPESYTARWDYVSLPVPADGLPVRLTPR
- a CDS encoding AraC family transcriptional regulator; the encoded protein is MDVFEDLFRGVRAHGSLFGSSALSPPWALHFVDGAPLTLCTVLTGEGWIVPEHGTPEPLRAYDTVLVRGPGTFTFVDEVGTPAEPVACGEHCAVPEAGGTVHRRGWHDPGDGPTTVIVGAYPAGGEISRPLLDALPVVLRVDGGGTGDAVLDHLAAEVAVDAPGQQVVLDRLLDWLLVCTLRAWFDRPGGEPPSWWTARRDPVAGHALRLLHADPAAPWTVAALAARTGVSRSTLAKRFADLVGEPPLAYLTRWRMALAADLLTGPDDVTVAEVARAVGYADAFGFSAAFKRVRGVTPSEARRAGKPPEKRATQVLSDRQQACIVEG
- a CDS encoding pyridoxamine 5'-phosphate oxidase family protein, whose protein sequence is MDVLTTDDLELLRRPLHGFLTVAAGEPRPVWYETADDGTIQLITEPDAPKVRRLRRDPRASIVVAAPVGERERWVSVAGRVSIESDGAHDLAARLAGRYWDLADPVRAGDLAGILAMDQVRLVIHPETVRRYAY
- a CDS encoding ribonucleotide-diphosphate reductase subunit beta codes for the protein MLPRRSPSRTSTSSPPKAPPAASTTPTAKPASKGTPAQMTNVETTDATGLGEIEVGAARINVDDKRMINARADVNQLLPMKYKWAWEKYLAGCNNHWMPTEVAMQADIALWKSPDGLTEDERTMLKRNLGFFATAESLVANNIVLAVYRQITNPECRQYLLRQAFEEAVHTHTFQYICESLGLVEGELFNMYREVPSISDKDAWALKYTQNLENPDFETGTPEADQAFLRDLVAFYVIFEGMWFYTGFAQILSLGRRNKMVGIAEQYQYILRDESIHLNFGIDCINQIKIENPHLWTPEFQEEVRGMLTEACELEVAYARDTMPRGMLGLSAQLCEQYMHFITDRRAQQIGLAPIFGETENPFPWMSEAMDLKKEKNFFETRVIEYQSGGALDWD
- a CDS encoding ribonucleoside-diphosphate reductase subunit alpha yields the protein MSVDTGQRPSAADTPTAIRVIRRDGSVSPFDAGKISVALTKAFLAVEGGDAAASSRVHHVVAELTQQVEASLLRHAGPETALHIEQIQDLVELALMRGEHHKVARAYVLYREERAKAREAAKPAATEAALNVKGADGVLRPLDWARVSHVVGEAVAGLEDVSAEPVLAETKRNLYDGISADELALAQIMAARVLVEQEPNYSYVSARLLLDKLRGEALSYLAGKPRQASQDEMAAEYPAYFRAYLRRAIELELVDAELQRFDLDKITAAIRPERDLDFGFLGLQTLYDRYFQHHDGTRFELPQAFFMRVAMGLAIREDDREARAIEFYELLSSFHFMASTPTLFNSGTTRPQLSSCFLTTVDDDLDSIFQAYKNNALLAKYSGGLGNDWTPVRGLGAHIKGTNGQSQGVVPFLKIANDTAVAVNQGGKRKGAACAYLETWHVDIEEFLDLRKNTGDDRRRTHDMNTANWVPDEFLRRVEANAEWTLFSPNETPDLHDLYGNEFARRYREYEAAADRGEIKVFRRVRAVDLWRRMLTMLFETGHPWITFKDPCNLRSPQQHVGVVHSSNLCTEITLNTNSEEVAVCNLGSVNLLKHVTPSGLDTGRLEKTVRTAVRMLDNVIDINFYTIPEARRSNLRHRPIGLGLMGFQDALFELGVPLSSEAAVQFADESMEHISYYAISASTDLAEERGQYQSFEGSLWSKGILPIDSMQLLIDARRGDNLDVDLSTTLDWAPLRERVKTVGMRNSNVMAIAPTATISNICGVGQSIEPLFQNLYVKSNMSGDFTVVNPHLVRSLKERGLWDEVMVSDLKYFDGSLGQIDRVPDDLKALYATAFEIESKWLVDAGSRRQKWIDQAQSLNLYIAAPSGRKLDELYRYAWHKGLKTTYYLRAQSATHVEKSTLRGTDGKLNAVSATPAPAPAATPAPAPTPAPSPKPEPDVDFVATEGAACRIDDPDCEACQ